A genomic region of Papaver somniferum cultivar HN1 chromosome 7, ASM357369v1, whole genome shotgun sequence contains the following coding sequences:
- the LOC113294063 gene encoding uncharacterized protein LOC113294063 encodes MEAGKMNPLDLNYNKLFSKNDKDYESTVVPETQIPSSSSSSSSGQVFKDMCKNLSEYEIKDKISRTKTSLAMIAQCLPDRGAKLKENLKILEAEQERRHDKEEKPIGAMVWKKLKILHTSNIGVGDDKIINLPDDLIHHILSFLPTKCAMST; translated from the exons ATGGAAGCAGGGAAGATGAACCCATTAGATCTAAATTATAATAAGCTCTTTTCTAAGAATGATAAAGATTATGAATCTACAGTGGTTCCAGAGACACaaataccatcatcatcatcgtcatcatcaagtgGTCAGGTTTTTAAAGATATGTGTAAAAATCTTTCTGAGtatgaaatcaaagacaagatctcTAGAACCAAGACTAGTCTCGCAATGATAGCACAATGCCTTCCCGACAGAGGTGCTAAGCTTAAGGAGAATCTTAAAATCCTTGAAGCAGAACAGGAGCGTAGACATGATAAAGAG GAAAAGCCTATTGGAGCCATGGTGTGGAAGAAACTCAAAATATTGCACACCAGCAATATAGGTGTGGGAGATGATAAGATAATTAATTTACCTGATGACCTAATTCATCACATTCTTTCTTTCCTTCCTACCAAATGTGCTATGTCTACCTGA
- the LOC113294064 gene encoding F-box protein At4g22280-like produces the protein MNFLDTALFIHDKPNIQKFYLGIDESFDESRVNRWITTIMKRKVEEFGLFVKSLNPSSIFPLSFITCNSWTLLDLGFYIKTEFKIPYSISFPKLKILRLNGLSFVNKNSRNFFSNCPILEELSLSYCSISEGLCIVNPALKHLSISSYRLLNNSSVEISAPDLLTITYRGKLPPDFALNSFQSLVEAVVDFYIDDDEEYDYLGKVFVKLFEKLSSATLLKRIDIPEEEYDECWELDPKSSLPRLKSIIFKVFEGQPEELNAVKLFLKYAGVLESLTIEASYWLSTDHQLDVTKLLLTFPRPADCVVKYLTSTPNA, from the exons ATGAATTTTCTGGACACGGCACTATTCATTCATGACAAGCCTAATATCCAGAAGTTCTATCTTGGTATAGATGAGTCTTTTGATGAATCTCGAGTTAATAGATGGATCACTACTATCATGAAGCGTAAAGTTGAAGAATTTGGTCTATTTGTGAAATCTTTAAACCCATCATCTATATTTCCTCTATCATTTATTACTTGTAATTCATGGACACTACTGGATTTGGGGTTCTATATTAAAACTGAGTTCAAAATTCCATATTCAATTTCTTTTCCAAAGCTCAAGATACTTCGGCTCAACGGTCTTAGTTTTGTGAATAAGAATTCGAGAAATTTCTTTTCTAATTGCCCCATCCTTGAAGAGTTGAGTTTGTCTTATTGTTCAATATCTGAAGGGTTATGCATTGTGAATCCCGCACTGAAGCACTTGTCCATTAGTTCCTACCGCCTCCTTAATAATTCTTCGGTGGAGATTTCTGCTCCTGATCTATTGACTATAACCTACAGAGGAAAACTACCGCCAGACTTTGCCCTCAATAGCTTTCAGTCACTAGTTGAGGCCGTTGTTGACTTTTACATAGATGATGACGAGGAATACGATTACCTGGGAAAAGTATTTGTCAAGCTTTTCGAAAAGCTTTCAAGTGCCACGCTCCTCAAA aggattgacatccctgaAGAAGAGTATGATGAATGTTGGGAACTTGATCCTAAATCTTCGCTACCACGCCTGAAATCAATCATATTCAAAGTTTTTGAGGGGCAGCCAGAGGAGCTAAATGCGGTTAAACTTTTTCTGAAGTACGCTGGTGTTCTTGAGAGCCTAACCATTGAAGCTTCTTATTGGCTCTCCACAGACCATCAACTAGATGTAACGAAGCTGTTACTAACGTTTCCAAGGCCCGCAGATTGTGTGGTTAAGTACTTGACGAGCACTCCGAATGCTTAA